Proteins encoded within one genomic window of Oncorhynchus nerka isolate Pitt River linkage group LG9b, Oner_Uvic_2.0, whole genome shotgun sequence:
- the LOC115126592 gene encoding uridylate-specific endoribonuclease C-like isoform X2, whose protein sequence is MARAPLFAYVNEGKLKNIKTYALFMRLLDNYEMSTGVSETVTSEELIENDLFLNAILETEVMKCAHKYLVSKGHSPSDQQQFKRQLYNMWFRLYHRDRSGGEDSCGFEHVFVGESKKGKEITGFHNWVQFYLQEKHGNVDYKGYKAQGNRNTPDEDDHVLNLQFSWKGLVKPVGSSFIGVSPEFEVALFTILFLASTEKVTTAVVKVDEYLLEMVVYRQGRSIGTSYPKLLSSNNRDL, encoded by the exons ATGGCTAGAGCTCCTCTGTTCGCCTATGTCAACGAGGGCAAACTGAAAAACATCAAGACCTACGCCT TGTTCATGCGTCTCCTGGACAACTATGAGATGTCTACAGGCGTGTCGGAGACCGTCACCTCTGAGGAGCTGATAGAGAACGATCTCTTCCTCAATGCCATTCTGGAGACCGAGGTCAtgaag tgtgcccACAAGTACCTGGTGAGTAAGGGTCACTCCCCGTCAGACCAGCAGCAGTTCAAGAGGCAGCTCTATAACATGTGGTTCAGACTCTATCACCGAGACCGCAGtggagg TGAGGACTCCTGTGGTTTTGAACATGTGTTTGTTGGTGAGTCTAAGAAAGGGAAGGAGATCACGGGGTTCCACAACTGGGTTCAGTTCTATCTGCAGGAGAAGCATGGCAATGTGGACTACAAGGGTTACAAGGCCCAGGGCAACAGGAACACT CCAGATGAGGATGACCACGTTCTGAACCTGCAGTTCAGCTGGAAGGGCCTGGTCAAGCCTGTGGGAAGCTCCTTCATCGGGGTCAGCCCAGAGTTCGAGGTCGCCCTCTTCACCATTCTCTTCCTCGCGTCGACTGAGAAG GTGACCACGGCCGTGGTGAAGGTGGACGAGTACctgctagagatggtggtgtatcGTCAGGGGCGATCCATCGGAACCTCCTACCCCAAACTACTCAGCAGCAACAACAGGGACCTGTAG
- the LOC115126592 gene encoding uridylate-specific endoribonuclease C-like isoform X1 yields MARSQGVNHELSEILNQLWSRDTNRLKPGTDYTISLQGKAGYVAQGSNTARDMARAPLFAYVNEGKLKNIKTYALFMRLLDNYEMSTGVSETVTSEELIENDLFLNAILETEVMKCAHKYLVSKGHSPSDQQQFKRQLYNMWFRLYHRDRSGGEDSCGFEHVFVGESKKGKEITGFHNWVQFYLQEKHGNVDYKGYKAQGNRNTPDEDDHVLNLQFSWKGLVKPVGSSFIGVSPEFEVALFTILFLASTEKVTTAVVKVDEYLLEMVVYRQGRSIGTSYPKLLSSNNRDL; encoded by the exons TCAAGGTGTGAACCACGAGCTCTCTGAGATTCTGAACCAGCTGTGGAGTCGGGATACAAACCGTCTCAAACCTGGGACTGACTACACCATCTCCCTACAG GGAAAGGCAGGTTACGTGGCCCAGGGTAGTAACACTGCCAGAGACATGGCTAGAGCTCCTCTGTTCGCCTATGTCAACGAGGGCAAACTGAAAAACATCAAGACCTACGCCT TGTTCATGCGTCTCCTGGACAACTATGAGATGTCTACAGGCGTGTCGGAGACCGTCACCTCTGAGGAGCTGATAGAGAACGATCTCTTCCTCAATGCCATTCTGGAGACCGAGGTCAtgaag tgtgcccACAAGTACCTGGTGAGTAAGGGTCACTCCCCGTCAGACCAGCAGCAGTTCAAGAGGCAGCTCTATAACATGTGGTTCAGACTCTATCACCGAGACCGCAGtggagg TGAGGACTCCTGTGGTTTTGAACATGTGTTTGTTGGTGAGTCTAAGAAAGGGAAGGAGATCACGGGGTTCCACAACTGGGTTCAGTTCTATCTGCAGGAGAAGCATGGCAATGTGGACTACAAGGGTTACAAGGCCCAGGGCAACAGGAACACT CCAGATGAGGATGACCACGTTCTGAACCTGCAGTTCAGCTGGAAGGGCCTGGTCAAGCCTGTGGGAAGCTCCTTCATCGGGGTCAGCCCAGAGTTCGAGGTCGCCCTCTTCACCATTCTCTTCCTCGCGTCGACTGAGAAG GTGACCACGGCCGTGGTGAAGGTGGACGAGTACctgctagagatggtggtgtatcGTCAGGGGCGATCCATCGGAACCTCCTACCCCAAACTACTCAGCAGCAACAACAGGGACCTGTAG